The Apium graveolens cultivar Ventura chromosome 6, ASM990537v1, whole genome shotgun sequence genome contains a region encoding:
- the LOC141665057 gene encoding uncharacterized protein LOC141665057 — protein sequence MANPRAVRFLKEIVKQLRPSLIFLSEILVKRNKIEAICKALHYAGCFVVEAQNHGGGLALIWKNEGGVEIKGSCNHYIDYEVVCEQVGRWRYTGFYGCPERQRRQESWELLRKLSGDSTLPWCIFGDFNDIKFDHENSGGRPQPRWLMEGFKSAVNDCGLMDLGFNGSEFTWEKSRRTSSWMQIRLDRGLVTTEWQAMFPRAEIRVLADSWTEAKEWSIMEKMAYRFRSRDGYGVKKYDEARGEDVIRCCQTFMNTGELPQAANKTVKFGFNSVWIDRVMKCVTTVSYSFVQEGEIFGDVQPQRGIRQGDPMSPYLYILCAEGLSSIIRRHEHVGLLHGCSIARGAPPVSHILFADDSYFFFRATKPEALTMKNILLKYERLSGQAINFGKSNVVFSPNTMSRRRREVCETLQVAEVIVPGKYLGLPMHIGRRKNKEFKFLVERISSKLEGWSNKSISRGGKVILLKTAAQTIPNFWMNLLLIPQGICSQIQKQMNSFWWGSGGSGKGIRWLSWERMCTAKEGGGLGFKELNKFNIAMLAKQ from the exons ATGGCCAATCCACGAGCAGTTCGATTTCTTAAGGAAATTGTCAAACAGCTTAGGCCAAGTCTTATTTTTCTGTCAGAAATATTAGTAAAAAGGAATAAAATCGAAGCTATATGTAAGGCACTGCATTATGCAGGGTGTTTTGTAGTCGAAGCTCAGAATCATGGAGGTGGGTTGGCTCTCATTTGGAAAAACGAGGGAGGAGTAGAAATAAAAGGAAGTTGTAATCATTATATTGATTATGAAGTAGTTTGTGAGCAAGTAGGAAGATGGAGGTACACAGGGTTTTACGGTTGCCCGGAAAGACAGAGAAGACAAGAGTCGTGGGAATTATTGAGAAAATTATCAGGGGACTCTACGTTACCATGGTGCATATTTGGGGATTTTAATGATATTAAGTTTGATCATGAAAATTCTGGGGGAAGACCACAACCTCGATGGCTGATGGAGGGATTTAAGAGTGCGGTGAATGATTGTGGATTAATGGATTTAGGGTTTAATGGGAGCGAATTTACTTGGGAAAAATCAAGGAGAACTTCTAGTTGGATGCAAATAAGGTTGGACAGAGGATTAGTAACTACTGAGTGGCAAGCTATGTTTCCACGAGCAGAGATAAGAGTTTTAGCG GATAGTTGGACTGAGGCTAAGGAGTGGAGTATCATGGAAAAAATGGCGTAT AGATTCAGATCAAGAGATGGGTATGGGGTAAAAAAGTATGATGAAGCTCGAG GAGAGGACGTGATACGATGCTGTCAGACTTTTATGAATACAGGGGAGTTGCCACAGGCTGCGAATAAAACAGTG AAATTCGGTTTCAATAGTGTATGGATAGACCGGGTgatgaaatgtgttacaacagtTTCGTATAGTTTTGTTCAGGAGGGAGAGATATTTGGCGATGTGCAACCACAACGGGGTATTCGACAAGGGGACCCTATGTCCCCTTATCTATATATACTATGTGCAGAAGGTTTAAGCTCTATAATTCGTAGGCATGAACATGTGGGCTTGTTACATGGGTGTTCAATTGCTCGAGGGGCACCTCCAGTGTCACACATATTATTTGCAGATGATTCGTATTTTTTCTTCAGAGCTACAAAACCAGAGGCATTGACTATGAAGAACATCTTACTGAAGTACGAAAGACTGTCCGGACAAgcaataaattttggaaaatcTAATGTGGTTTTCAGTCCTAATACTATGAGTAGGAGAAGAAGGGAGGTTTGTGAAACATTACAGGTAGCGGAAGTCATTGTACCTGGTAAATATTTGGGATTGCCAATGCATATAGGAAGGAGGAAAAATAAAGAGTTTAAGTTCTTGGTGGAGCGTATCAGTTCTAAGTTGGAAGGGTGGAGTAATAAATCAATTTCAAGGGGTGGTAAAGTGATTCTTTTGAAAACTGCCGCGCAAACAATACCAAATTTTTGGATGAATCTCCTGTTAATACCACAGGGGATATGTAGTCAAATTCAGAAGCAGATGAACTCGTTTTGGTGGGGGAGTGGAGGATCAGGCAAGGGAATTAGGTGGTTGTCTTGGGAGAGGATGTGTACTGCTAAAGAGGGGGGAGGCCTGGGTTTCAAGGAGTTAAACAAATTTAACATTGCTATGTTAGCAAAACAATGA